TAACTATAGGGCAGATACGGCAGAGCCTTCAGCGTGAACGCGGTCTACCCATCCTTTCAAACGCTACAAGGGAGAACTTCGAGAGCGGCTTGAGACAAATGGTTGAGGATAGGAGCGATAGCGGGATCGTCGTTCAGGCGGGTAAGATGCTCTTCGGCTACGATGAGGTGAATCTGCCTTCTGTTTTGACCGATAGCTGGAGGGTATGGCTCAAGCCATATGCGCCGGAACCTCCCGCGCCGGAGGACGTCAAGCAGCACGTCAGAGGGGAACTGGCAAAGGCGGGAGAAAATGGGATTTCGGTAAAAGTCCTGATCACCGACGAGGAAGTTGGACGCGCCCTCATCGAGCTGATTAACGAGGGGGAAGCTATCCTGGAACAAGGCGAGGAGCGGTATCCGGAGGATGGAACGTTGAGCGAACAGATGATAGCTGATGATGGAACGGTATGGCTGGCTGAAAATGCTCCTCCCGACGATAGGAAGGCGAGGAAACGCATCCTGGATTTAGTGAAGGGAGCAGGAAAGGAAGGCATTCGATGGGAGCAGGTCCAAGCCGTTCTGCGCGCAGAGGATATCCCGAGCACAGCTATAGACCGCGCTGTAGATCGGATGATGAGGGATGAAAGAGGACCTGTGGGTTTTTACGATGCAGACGGACAGACGGTCATTCATGATCCTCGAGCTGCGCTTTCAGGAGAAACCGTTTTGAGATGGCGCTCGGCAGCACCACCTCCACCCTTGTGGTTGCACTTCTCCGTCAGCATTCCATCCTATCGCCTGCCAACTAGTACCGATCTGCTGTTGGGTGAGTTGCGCACAAAACTGAAGGAGGAAAGTCATATCGATAAGGTGAGTTTCACCGCTCGATCCGTTGAGGGAGAAACCGATCCGTTGTTCGGGACATCTGAAGGGATAAAACAGCTGGCTCAGATCCAAGCGGAACACAGCTTGACATGGGAATTTGAACGATCTATCAATAAGGAGGCTTTTCTGAATTCAGTCGAAAACCTGGTTAAAGAGCTGGCGGAAAAGGGCGATATTACCCTCGAGATAATCGTAGAAGGGAAGGTGCCACATGATGGCAATTGATGATTTTCTAAAACGCTTGATAGAGGAGGACGACCCATTAATTGTCATCTGGCAGCAGATGCTGGAGCTATATCAGGTGGATGACTTCCCTTCTGATCTGATCCGGTTTTACAACGAACGAGAAACCCGTTTGAGCCAGCTTGAGGAGGCTCTATATCACGGATATTGGGAGATTTACGATCTATGTTTTAGGCGCTCTCAAGCTCAAAGCGGGGATTACGTGTTTGAGCGGCTGCGAGAGGGATATGTTGTTATCATCGCCGATTCGTTGAGCTTGCGTGAAGTAGGGATCATGGGGAAACTGCTAAACGATCTCGGCTGGTACATAGAGGAGAAAACCTTCGCGGTCGCTTCGTTTCCCACCTTGACTGAAAGCTTATCGAGAATACTGCTCGGTACTACCTATCCCGCTGGGGGCAAAGACGTACCCGCTTTTCGCTACCGATATGTGGCCGGACCGGGAGAGGTGCCCAACTTGCCCGTTGGAGAACCGACTCTGATCTGGTTGCGGCTGCCTGACAAAAAGTTGGAACAGGTAACAGTCGCTCAAGTCACCACTATCGCCGATGCTTTTAACGCGACGATGGAAACCCTAATACAGCTTTTAGAACAGATCACAACTCGTCCTGTATTCATCACCAGTGATCACGGATACTTATACGCAACTGACATCAGCCACTATTGGAAAATGCCGGGGAGCATTGAGAAAGAAGTCAGGAAGCTCTTCCCCAGGGAAAGCCGTGCACAACCGAGCGATAAAGAAGGAATGGAAAGGCTACCATACACCAAGCAGGGTAATCAGCGATATTTCGTTCGCAGCGATACCCATGTCGGTATCTTAGGACGTTACTGGTGGGCGAGCGCAAAACCGGGCGATCGCTGCACAGCTCATGGTGGCCTATCGCTCATAGAGACGTTAGTGCCTGCAATAAAGGTGAGAAAGAATAGGATAAGCCTACACCGTGTCCCTGCTCCGGAGAAGCGAGGGCAGAACTTCATCGGCGAGGAATGGAGATGAGACGGTCAACAATCGTTCTGATATTTGTGTTTTTAACCCTTACCCTTATGTTCGGATGTTCCAAGGGAAAAATGGAATCCAACTCGGCCGGGATGATGAAGATATTTAGGGATCAGCTCGATCGTAGGGTTAAGGTAAAGTTTCCCCCGCGTAGGATCGTCTCGATGGCCCCTAGCGTGACGGAGATGCTGTTCGCCATCGGGTTGGGGGATAAGATCGTGGGGGTGACCGACTACTGCGACTATCCCCCTGCTGCTTTGAAGAAACCAAAGATCGGAGGATATTATAATCCGAACGTTGAGACGATCCTCTCACTCAATCCCGATCTCGTTATCGCCACAGCAGACGGATATAACAGAGGGGTTGTAAATAAACTCACCTCATTGGGGGTCTCATGTTATGTCGTCAATCCTCAGACGATCGAGGGTATACTTAACACGATGATCGAGCTCGGACGGATAACCGGTAGGGCGAAGGAGGCTCAGGAAACGGTTGAAAGGCTGCGCAGACGGGTTGAGGCGATCCGCTCAAAGGTGAGGGAAATTCCCCCTGATAGGAGGGTTAAAGTCTTCTATTGCGTCGGACCAACGGAGCTGTGGACGGCCGGATCAGGCACCTACATAGATGATCTGATAGAGGAGGCGGGCGGCATAAACATCGCTCACGGATCGAAACAGCGCTGGTTTCAGTTCAGCGGAGAGGAGCTGATCAAGGATAATCCCGACGTGATCATCGTGGCAGGGATGATCTCAAACGATAAAGCGGTTGATCTGCCGCTTTGGTCGAAATACAAGGAGGTTAAAGCGGTCAGGGAGGGGAAGATATACCCCTTCGATCCGGATATGCTCAACAGACCCGGGCCGAGATCGGTCGATGTATTGGAGATGATGTTCAAGCGATTTTATCCCTCCGGGGGATCGGCAGACGACAAATAGGCCTCACGGCATAGAGGTGGATCTACAATAGGATTTGAGCAGCTCATCACGAGTGACGTTCTTGAATCTGCCGCCGGTTACATCGGCAAGCCTTTTAAGCAAGGCGATTCCAGGGGAGCTTTTGAGGTCCATCTCCAACCCCACAGAGTATATCTTCGCCTTGCCCTTATTCACGGCCATAACGGCATCCGTTATCTGCTCGATATCGGTGACGATATCGCTTCTACCACCACCTGGAGTCGGCATACCATCTGTGACCAGCACCACCACGGTCGGTTTCATCTTCAATGCCTCAAGCACCGCTCCCAATATGTCCGTTCCGAGGTTGTTGCTGATATCCCTTATAAGATACTCGCGCAGGAAGGCGAAGGCCTTGTCTATGTTTTTCATATTCGCCTGGAGCATGTTCCTGCTCATCTTTGAAACGGTGCTGGAGAAGGTGATGATGTTAAAGCTATCCTCCTCCTTGAGATTCAGAAGTGAGGCTCTGATGGATCTGATCGCCAATTGAAGCTTGTTCAACCCTGCGATCCCCATGCTAGAGGAGACATCCAGGCAATAGACCACCTTTTGTGGCCCTGACTGCTCATCTATGAATTTAATCATCCCCAGATCATCGGCTACTCCCTGGCTGGCGTCATCGCCACCGCCGAGAAGGCCTTCCGTGCTGGTGCCTTCCGAATCGACGAGCGACAACCCGTTCCTTCCATGTCCGGGCACCCTAACTCTTCCCGTCACTATGCCTCTACCATCCTCCGGGCCTTTGAGGGAGACGGGACCGGAGAGGAGCGAAGTATCCGGTTCATTCAGGTTAGCATAGGTCATAACCAGAGGTGTCACGTCTGCCTGTTCCCTTTGGTTTATCTCCACATTCCTGAACGGCACCCGATTGCTTAACCTTATCACCTCGGTTATCTTGCTGGGTGAGGCCTTGGCGAGCTTACTGGGATCCGGTCTGCCGATATCCTTACGAGGGTTAAACACCATCTTGACCGGTTCTTTGAGCTTGGGTTTTCTCTTTATAGGTTGTACGACCGTTTTTATCACGTCGACGGCGATGCCTTTCTCCGCGATGGGTTGATACTCGCGTGGATAAAGCATGTATATGAGGGCTGCTATCAGATGCAGCAAAAGCGATATGGTTATGGCGGCGTTCAACCTTCGTCTGTAAAGCAGGTCGGGTATCAAGAAGAATCACCCCCGATAAAATCAAGATCCGGAGAGCTTTCTCTCCATACTAAGTATACCCTAACATATATATAACACGCAACCTGAATATATTTAGGCTTCAGCTAAGCGATCGGCTTTCCCTATATTCTAACTCCAGTGGAACGCCTTCCAACCCTCCGAACGCTCCGCGGATGCCGTTGAGGATGTATTGCTCATACTCCCGCTTTATCAGATCGGGATAGGTAGCGAATATCAAGAAGGTTGGCGGTT
The sequence above is a segment of the Candidatus Poribacteria bacterium genome. Coding sequences within it:
- a CDS encoding cobalamin-binding protein, yielding MRRSTIVLIFVFLTLTLMFGCSKGKMESNSAGMMKIFRDQLDRRVKVKFPPRRIVSMAPSVTEMLFAIGLGDKIVGVTDYCDYPPAALKKPKIGGYYNPNVETILSLNPDLVIATADGYNRGVVNKLTSLGVSCYVVNPQTIEGILNTMIELGRITGRAKEAQETVERLRRRVEAIRSKVREIPPDRRVKVFYCVGPTELWTAGSGTYIDDLIEEAGGINIAHGSKQRWFQFSGEELIKDNPDVIIVAGMISNDKAVDLPLWSKYKEVKAVREGKIYPFDPDMLNRPGPRSVDVLEMMFKRFYPSGGSADDK
- a CDS encoding VWA domain-containing protein, with the translated sequence MIPDLLYRRRLNAAITISLLLHLIAALIYMLYPREYQPIAEKGIAVDVIKTVVQPIKRKPKLKEPVKMVFNPRKDIGRPDPSKLAKASPSKITEVIRLSNRVPFRNVEINQREQADVTPLVMTYANLNEPDTSLLSGPVSLKGPEDGRGIVTGRVRVPGHGRNGLSLVDSEGTSTEGLLGGGDDASQGVADDLGMIKFIDEQSGPQKVVYCLDVSSSMGIAGLNKLQLAIRSIRASLLNLKEEDSFNIITFSSTVSKMSRNMLQANMKNIDKAFAFLREYLIRDISNNLGTDILGAVLEALKMKPTVVVLVTDGMPTPGGGRSDIVTDIEQITDAVMAVNKGKAKIYSVGLEMDLKSSPGIALLKRLADVTGGRFKNVTRDELLKSYCRSTSMP